A single genomic interval of Sporosarcina sp. ANT_H38 harbors:
- a CDS encoding TasA family protein has product MGILKKKLGTGIISTAIGLSLVTGGTFTCDMVHRN; this is encoded by the coding sequence ATGGGTATACTTAAAAAGAAACTAGGTACTGGAATAATTTCAACTGCAATTGGATTATCATTGGTGACTGGAGGAACATTTACTTGTGATATGGTTCACCGTAACTAG
- a CDS encoding nucleotidyltransferase domain-containing protein, with translation MNAIIQKKLVEIEEKYKVKILYAVESGSRAWGFPSKDSDYDVRFIYIHPPEWYLAIDPQGIGVKRDVIEEPINDLLDISGWEITKALRLFRKNNPPLLEWLGSNIIYYQKYSFVDNVRSLESVVYYPNSMLHHYLNMAKNNYRDYLKGSEVKIKKYFYVLRPILACMWIEKYNMTPPISFHELLEDIIPEGELKYAVEHLLKRKLIGDELDIEPRIYVINDFVENEMERLEEYVKSLRVEAKDSTKMLDELFRTTLKEVWK, from the coding sequence ATGAACGCAATCATTCAAAAGAAATTAGTAGAAATAGAAGAGAAATATAAGGTAAAGATCTTATATGCTGTCGAATCTGGAAGTAGAGCATGGGGCTTTCCTTCAAAAGATAGTGATTATGACGTTCGATTTATCTATATTCATCCACCGGAATGGTACCTCGCGATTGATCCACAAGGAATTGGAGTAAAGAGAGATGTAATTGAAGAACCCATTAATGATTTATTAGATATAAGCGGTTGGGAAATCACAAAAGCGCTACGTCTTTTTAGAAAAAATAATCCACCACTTTTAGAATGGTTAGGAAGCAATATCATTTATTATCAAAAATACTCTTTTGTTGATAACGTACGGTCTTTAGAATCGGTTGTATATTATCCCAATTCGATGCTACATCATTATTTAAACATGGCAAAAAATAATTATCGTGATTACCTAAAGGGTTCAGAAGTAAAAATAAAAAAATATTTTTATGTACTTCGACCGATATTAGCTTGTATGTGGATTGAGAAATATAATATGACCCCTCCAATTAGTTTCCATGAATTATTGGAAGACATCATTCCGGAAGGCGAATTAAAATATGCAGTTGAACATCTATTAAAACGAAAGTTAATAGGTGATGAGTTAGATATTGAACCCCGTATTTATGTGATTAACGATTTTGTAGAAAATGAAATGGAAAGACTTGAGGAATATGTTAAATCTCTCAGAGTTGAAGCAAAGGATTCGACGAAAATGTTAGATGAATTGTTTAGAACTACATTGAAGGAAGTTTGGAAATAA
- a CDS encoding endonuclease MutS2, giving the protein MNMMTFDKLQYNELKEIVKSHCVSGLGRELIDKLQPSTNLKVVHNRLNETTEARKLLDAESHLPLKGISNINHLMEKLEKGMILSPTELIAISDFLRGCRIIKKFMMGKEFFAPVLHSFAYSMMDFQSIEEEINYSIKGSRVDSEASKELKRIRNHIAKAEEKIEELLNKFLKSSANKEYIQEFFISKKDDRFTVPIKASYKNQVAGTIVEISSKGSTVFIEPAAISKLNAGLGILKAEEAIEEYQILATLSGSILEHIRQIYINIELIAQYDMIFAKAKFSKSLDGMEPKLNNHGFIKLRNCKHPLLTGNIVPLDFEIGKDYRSLIITGPNAGGKTVVLKTIGILTLAVMSGFHIAANEGTEIAVFDHIFVDIGDNQSIENSLSTFSSHMKNISEIMSASTNNTLLLFDEIGSGTEPNEGAALAIAILEEFYQMGCMTVATTHYGEIKRYSEIHSDFMNAAMLFDSEVLAPMYKLLIGKSGDSNALWISKKMNLREKVLQKAQHYIDNKNYDLDRVKASKVKKPIQLIIQEEVTYDFEIGDRVKLLDQDDFGIVYEKKDSLNNVFVFYQNEVIKVNIKRIKLEGKATDLYPDEYDLKTLFVSFSERKFQHDIERGSKKALKKVSKEIKKGLIE; this is encoded by the coding sequence ATGAATATGATGACATTTGATAAATTACAATATAACGAGCTAAAAGAAATAGTGAAATCCCACTGTGTAAGTGGTTTAGGGAGAGAATTAATTGATAAGCTACAGCCTAGCACTAATTTGAAGGTGGTTCATAATAGACTAAATGAGACGACTGAGGCAAGAAAGTTATTGGACGCAGAAAGTCATCTTCCACTTAAAGGGATTTCTAATATCAATCATCTGATGGAAAAGCTTGAAAAGGGTATGATTCTAAGTCCAACCGAGTTAATCGCGATATCTGACTTTTTGAGAGGCTGTAGAATAATAAAGAAGTTTATGATGGGGAAAGAATTTTTTGCGCCTGTTTTGCATTCCTTTGCCTATTCAATGATGGATTTTCAAAGTATTGAGGAAGAAATTAATTACTCCATTAAAGGAAGTCGAGTGGATTCGGAAGCTAGTAAAGAACTTAAGCGAATTCGAAATCATATTGCAAAGGCAGAAGAAAAAATAGAAGAACTTTTAAATAAATTTCTGAAAAGCAGTGCCAATAAGGAGTACATCCAAGAATTCTTTATTAGTAAGAAAGACGATCGATTTACGGTACCGATTAAAGCTTCGTATAAAAACCAAGTTGCCGGTACAATTGTTGAAATCTCATCTAAAGGGTCCACGGTATTTATTGAACCAGCTGCAATTTCCAAGTTAAATGCAGGATTAGGCATTCTTAAAGCAGAAGAAGCAATTGAGGAGTATCAAATATTAGCGACTCTTTCAGGAAGTATATTGGAGCACATCAGACAAATTTACATTAATATTGAACTAATTGCTCAGTATGACATGATTTTTGCGAAAGCGAAGTTCAGTAAAAGTTTAGATGGAATGGAACCAAAGCTAAATAATCACGGTTTTATTAAGTTGAGGAATTGTAAGCATCCTCTTTTAACTGGAAATATAGTTCCTCTAGATTTTGAAATAGGGAAGGACTACCGCAGTTTAATTATTACAGGACCCAATGCTGGGGGTAAAACAGTTGTATTGAAAACGATAGGAATATTAACACTTGCAGTCATGTCAGGTTTTCATATTGCAGCAAATGAAGGAACAGAAATAGCTGTTTTCGATCATATATTTGTTGATATTGGTGACAATCAAAGCATAGAAAATTCACTAAGTACTTTTTCATCTCATATGAAAAATATCTCAGAAATTATGAGCGCATCTACAAATAATACATTACTTCTTTTTGATGAAATAGGAAGTGGTACTGAACCAAATGAAGGGGCAGCGCTAGCCATTGCTATACTTGAAGAGTTTTATCAAATGGGATGTATGACAGTTGCGACCACCCACTATGGAGAAATTAAGCGTTATTCTGAAATTCATAGTGACTTTATGAATGCAGCTATGCTGTTCGATAGTGAAGTATTAGCACCTATGTATAAACTATTAATCGGTAAGTCAGGGGACAGTAATGCGCTCTGGATTTCTAAAAAAATGAATCTACGAGAAAAGGTACTACAAAAAGCACAGCATTATATAGACAATAAAAATTATGACTTAGATCGTGTGAAAGCAAGTAAAGTTAAAAAGCCAATCCAGCTTATCATTCAAGAAGAAGTAACGTATGATTTCGAAATTGGGGACAGAGTGAAGTTATTAGATCAGGACGATTTTGGAATTGTTTACGAGAAAAAGGACAGTCTTAATAATGTGTTTGTATTTTATCAAAACGAAGTGATAAAAGTAAATATAAAAAGAATTAAACTTGAAGGGAAAGCTACGGATTTATATCCTGACGAGTATGATTTGAAAACATTATTCGTTAGTTTTAGCGAAAGGAAATTTCAACATGATATAGAAAGGGGTTCCAAAAAAGCGTTAAAGAAAGTTTCCAAAGAGATTAAGAAAGGTTTGATTGAATAA